One region of Roseovarius faecimaris genomic DNA includes:
- a CDS encoding phosphotransferase enzyme family protein gives MAGSDMPLEELLGYLETLANQSLSLWDLPDGARARLINVSENATYLVEAPGGHKSVLRVHRENYHSHRAIECELDWLQALDAEQVVTTPGYYIGKNGDPIQQAHVEGLPDPRYMVLFHFVEGEAPDESGDMTDGYEELGAIAARCHEHVLRWQKPDNFERLTWDVDAVFGEAPTWGDWRDAPEVDDSVRPTLEKVEATIRARLGAFGKASDRFNLIHADMRLANLLIDSNGTRLIDFDDCGWGWFLYDFAAAISFIEDDPRIPDLKAAWVRGYRTVREMSAEEEAEIDTFVMLRRMALLAWIGSHIEAPEPQELAPGFAATTARLGQAWMDRIGA, from the coding sequence ATGGCCGGAAGCGATATGCCGCTGGAGGAGTTGCTCGGGTATCTGGAGACACTGGCGAACCAGTCCCTGTCCCTTTGGGATCTGCCCGATGGGGCCCGGGCGCGCCTGATCAACGTGTCGGAAAATGCGACCTATCTGGTCGAGGCGCCGGGCGGACACAAATCCGTCCTGCGCGTGCACCGGGAAAACTATCATTCGCACCGCGCCATCGAATGCGAGCTGGACTGGCTTCAGGCGCTGGATGCCGAACAGGTCGTGACGACGCCCGGCTATTATATCGGCAAGAATGGCGATCCGATCCAGCAGGCGCATGTCGAGGGTCTGCCTGATCCGCGTTACATGGTCCTGTTCCATTTCGTCGAGGGCGAAGCGCCGGACGAAAGCGGCGATATGACCGATGGCTATGAAGAGCTGGGCGCGATTGCCGCGCGCTGTCACGAGCATGTGCTGCGCTGGCAGAAGCCCGACAATTTCGAACGGCTGACCTGGGATGTCGACGCGGTCTTTGGCGAGGCGCCCACATGGGGGGACTGGCGCGACGCGCCGGAGGTGGATGACAGCGTGCGCCCCACGCTGGAAAAGGTGGAGGCCACCATTCGCGCGCGGCTCGGGGCGTTTGGCAAGGCCAGCGACCGGTTCAACCTGATCCATGCGGATATGCGGCTGGCCAACCTTCTGATTGACAGCAATGGCACCCGCCTGATCGATTTCGACGATTGCGGTTGGGGCTGGTTTCTCTACGACTTCGCCGCGGCCATCAGTTTTATCGAGGACGATCCGCGCATACCCGACCTCAAGGCGGCCTGGGTGCGCGGCTACCGCACCGTGCGGGAAATGAGCGCCGAGGAAGAGGCCGAGATCGACACGTTCGTGATGTTGCGGCGCATGGCGCTTCTGGCCTGGATCGGCAGC
- the fabG gene encoding 3-oxoacyl-ACP reductase FabG translates to MLTSLKGKSVIVTGGSKGIGRGIATVFARQGAKVTIAARNEADLKAAASEIDGDVRYETCDVSDWASVKAMVDSTAEAQGGLDVMCANAGAFPQTKMVDMDPAEWDQVMATNLKSSFLCVKASIPHFEKAGKGRVVLTSSITGPVTGFPGWSHYGASKSGQLGFLKTAAMELSRYNTTINAVMPGNIYTEGLQDLGQEYLDTMAASIPLKRLGDVEDIGNAALFFASDEAAYITGQQIVVDGGQIIPESLEAIEEI, encoded by the coding sequence ATGCTTACATCCCTCAAAGGCAAAAGCGTCATCGTCACCGGCGGCTCCAAAGGTATCGGCCGGGGCATCGCGACGGTGTTCGCGCGGCAAGGGGCAAAGGTGACCATCGCCGCCCGGAACGAAGCCGACCTGAAAGCCGCCGCCAGCGAGATCGACGGCGATGTGCGTTATGAAACCTGTGATGTGTCCGACTGGGCGTCGGTCAAGGCGATGGTGGACAGCACCGCCGAAGCGCAGGGGGGGCTGGATGTGATGTGCGCCAATGCCGGGGCGTTTCCGCAGACCAAGATGGTCGATATGGACCCCGCCGAATGGGATCAGGTGATGGCCACCAACCTGAAATCCTCGTTCCTGTGCGTGAAGGCGTCGATCCCGCATTTCGAGAAGGCGGGCAAGGGCCGCGTGGTGCTGACCTCGTCGATCACCGGGCCGGTGACGGGCTTTCCGGGGTGGTCCCACTATGGTGCGTCGAAGTCGGGCCAGCTTGGGTTCCTCAAGACCGCCGCGATGGAATTGTCGCGCTACAACACCACGATCAACGCCGTGATGCCCGGCAATATCTATACCGAGGGCCTGCAGGATCTTGGCCAGGAATATCTGGACACGATGGCGGCCTCGATTCCGCTCAAGCGTCTGGGCGATGTCGAGGATATCGGCAATGCGGCGCTGTTTTTCGCCTCGGACGAAGCCGCTTATATAACCGGTCAGCAGATCGTCGTGGATGGCGGGCAGATCATCCCGGAATCGCTTGAGGCGATCGAGGAAATCTGA
- a CDS encoding ABC transporter permease, producing the protein MPTSRSTRIALYVYGILVIFFLYLPLVSVAFASVSRARYLSFPIKRYSTKWYGEALESSTVRELLTTSLSVAVLVTIISVVIAFFGALAFARYQWRYRTTFQKLILLPIFFPQTVLGLALLMWFNSLGIIPSWKTAVVAHLVWIAPIATLIVAIRAYSFDPALEEAARDMGAGTWTILREITLPLLAPGLVSAGLFAFLLSWGNFPLSLFTTGADSTLPEWLYAKMVSGYSPLVPTLGVMSVVGSFLLILIALSVAWLIRANRESRAAQN; encoded by the coding sequence ATGCCCACCTCGCGTTCGACCCGTATCGCCCTTTATGTCTATGGCATCCTGGTCATCTTCTTTCTTTACCTGCCATTGGTATCGGTTGCTTTCGCCTCGGTGTCGCGCGCGCGGTACTTGAGTTTTCCGATCAAGCGGTATTCGACCAAATGGTATGGCGAGGCGCTGGAAAGCTCGACGGTGCGTGAGCTTCTGACCACGTCGCTGTCGGTGGCCGTGCTTGTCACCATCATCTCGGTCGTGATCGCGTTTTTCGGCGCGCTGGCCTTTGCGCGCTATCAGTGGCGGTATCGGACCACGTTCCAGAAACTGATCCTGTTGCCGATCTTCTTTCCGCAGACGGTGCTGGGGTTGGCGCTTCTGATGTGGTTCAACTCGCTTGGCATTATCCCTAGCTGGAAAACCGCCGTGGTGGCGCATCTGGTCTGGATCGCGCCGATTGCCACGCTGATCGTGGCCATCCGCGCCTATAGTTTCGATCCGGCCCTCGAAGAGGCCGCGCGTGACATGGGGGCGGGGACCTGGACCATCCTGCGCGAGATCACCCTGCCGTTGCTGGCGCCCGGGCTGGTGTCGGCGGGGCTTTTTGCCTTCCTGCTGAGTTGGGGCAATTTCCCGCTGTCGCTTTTTACCACCGGCGCCGACAGTACCCTGCCTGAATGGCTTTATGCCAAGATGGTGTCGGGCTACTCGCCGCTTGTGCCGACGCTGGGCGTGATGTCGGTCGTGGGATCCTTCCTGCTGATCCTCATTGCCCTGTCGGTGGCCTGGCTGATCCGGGCGAACCGGGAAAGCCGCGCGGCACAGAACTGA
- a CDS encoding ABC transporter permease: MNTLDRKLGFLSSLPLAVVLIASFLAPMAVVALFSIMPAKVFSLANMPDFSAYSVFFKQGYYKSLLWSLGMALASTAILLLISWPLAYGMAKVFGRFTLVLTIAVVMSLFVSENIRLFGWVLTLMKGGLIEGHFRAWTGVGFDSPLYGVGIIIFGLVYVYLPFMLFPLAQGIAMVPDDTRQAAYDLGATRWQVLWQIEVPLAAPGIVVGSLLSFVLAAGALAESKILGGQAVIAIADDIETAFTFGQNWPLGSALSMILIVIIGGLALFGVSKVDLDAIMGRKR; this comes from the coding sequence ATGAACACGCTGGACCGCAAGCTCGGCTTTCTTTCCTCGCTGCCGCTGGCGGTGGTGCTGATCGCCTCGTTTCTGGCGCCGATGGCGGTGGTGGCGCTGTTCTCGATCATGCCGGCCAAGGTGTTTTCGCTGGCCAATATGCCGGATTTCTCGGCCTATTCGGTGTTTTTCAAGCAGGGCTATTACAAGTCGCTTCTGTGGTCGCTGGGGATGGCGCTGGCCTCCACCGCCATCTTGCTGCTGATCAGCTGGCCCCTGGCCTATGGCATGGCCAAGGTCTTTGGCCGGTTCACGCTGGTGCTGACCATCGCCGTGGTGATGAGCCTTTTTGTCTCTGAGAACATTCGCCTGTTCGGCTGGGTGCTGACCCTGATGAAGGGCGGGCTGATCGAGGGCCATTTCCGCGCCTGGACAGGCGTCGGATTTGACAGCCCGCTATATGGCGTCGGGATCATCATTTTCGGGCTGGTCTATGTGTATCTGCCCTTCATGCTGTTCCCGTTGGCGCAGGGCATCGCGATGGTGCCCGACGACACGCGGCAGGCGGCCTATGATCTGGGCGCAACGCGCTGGCAGGTGCTCTGGCAGATCGAGGTGCCGCTGGCCGCGCCGGGGATTGTCGTGGGATCGTTGCTGAGCTTCGTGCTGGCCGCCGGGGCGCTGGCGGAATCCAAGATCCTTGGCGGGCAGGCGGTGATCGCGATTGCCGATGACATCGAAACGGCCTTTACCTTCGGGCAGAACTGGCCGCTGGGGTCGGCCCTGTCGATGATCCTGATCGTCATTATCGGGGGGCTTGCGCTGTTTGGTGTGAGCAAGGTCGATCTTGACGCGATCATGGGGAGGAAGCGCTGA
- a CDS encoding ABC transporter ATP-binding protein has product MSGQALLRLQSIVKKFGDFTALDNIDLEINEGEFFTIVGPSGSGKSTLIRLLVGMDDVTSGQILLNGDRIDQTPANLRPTCMVFQSLALFPHMSVGQNIEFPLKLRKEDPSARRTRALELLDLLRLPRDYYDKRISQCSGGERQRVALARALAFDPEILFFDEPLSALDYRLRKTLEKELKDLHARTGKTFVYITHSLEEAMVMSDRIAIMKDGRFEQIAVADEIYGRPVSRFVAEFMGEVNLFELSADGSGALSSDILTIREGTRLDALAQGQHGLLMVRPEYVRFAAPGENYDFTLSGKLHGEYALGSRIQYELETPSGMVTVEKLREDRLNAHEGDTVAVGFNADVTHFIGDAA; this is encoded by the coding sequence ATGTCAGGACAGGCCCTTTTGCGCCTTCAGTCGATCGTCAAGAAATTCGGCGATTTCACCGCTCTGGACAATATTGATCTGGAGATCAACGAAGGCGAGTTTTTTACCATCGTGGGGCCGTCGGGCAGCGGCAAATCCACGCTGATCCGTCTGCTTGTGGGCATGGACGACGTCACGTCGGGCCAGATTCTTCTGAATGGCGACCGGATCGACCAGACCCCGGCCAACCTGCGGCCCACCTGCATGGTGTTTCAGTCGCTGGCCCTGTTTCCGCATATGTCGGTTGGGCAGAATATCGAATTTCCCCTGAAGCTGCGCAAGGAAGACCCCTCGGCGCGGCGGACCCGGGCGCTGGAGTTGCTGGACCTGCTGCGCCTGCCGAGGGACTATTATGACAAACGCATCTCGCAATGTTCCGGCGGGGAGCGGCAGCGCGTGGCGCTGGCCCGCGCGCTGGCGTTTGATCCTGAAATCCTGTTCTTCGACGAGCCGCTTTCCGCGCTCGATTACCGCCTGCGCAAGACGCTGGAGAAGGAGCTGAAGGACCTGCACGCCCGCACCGGCAAGACCTTTGTCTACATCACCCATTCGCTGGAAGAGGCGATGGTGATGTCGGACCGGATCGCCATCATGAAGGATGGCCGGTTCGAGCAGATCGCGGTGGCGGACGAAATCTATGGCCGTCCTGTCAGCCGCTTCGTGGCTGAATTCATGGGCGAGGTGAACCTGTTTGAACTCAGCGCGGATGGGTCTGGGGCGCTGTCGAGCGATATCCTGACGATCCGGGAGGGGACCCGGCTGGATGCGCTGGCGCAGGGGCAACATGGCCTGTTGATGGTCCGGCCTGAATATGTGCGCTTTGCCGCCCCCGGTGAAAACTATGACTTCACCCTGTCGGGCAAGCTGCATGGCGAATATGCGCTGGGATCGCGCATTCAGTACGAGCTTGAGACCCCCTCGGGGATGGTCACGGTTGAAAAGCTGCGCGAAGACCGGCTGAACGCGCATGAAGGCGATACGGTCGCCGTCGGTTTCAACGCGGATGTCACCCATTTCATCGGGGATGCGGCATGA
- a CDS encoding ABC transporter substrate-binding protein, translating to MTSRLNRRQFVGRTAALAGLAAAGPLSPAFAMRADRMNILCWEGYNSDEVLGPFRSANPDATVRAESGTSDPDMINKLRAGETSVWDLINVNQPWARDQLYPEGLIKPLNKERFMPYFDKMLPEFANYPLSFADDGELIGMPQRYGPFSFVVNTDVISREMAEDQGWNLFLDPAMKDRFGVLTYDNWNVIHMCLTAGLNPFAPVEGDDIGKFTETANAIFGGAKLLTDDLVAMNTALINGEIDAYFTGGTYTASPARYDGATNVRGITPNSGPVDGKGGVVWVELTSVVNNPDPSSLAEDFLEFVQDPEISKAVAFTEGTYNPVTQMGTDAVMSKFDSEELDAIQMDSLAEEMARSLDYQVVASYDTLIDIYTQARRS from the coding sequence ATGACTTCAAGACTGAACAGACGGCAATTTGTCGGCCGCACCGCAGCGCTCGCGGGTCTGGCTGCCGCAGGACCGCTGAGCCCCGCCTTTGCGATGCGGGCGGACCGGATGAACATCCTGTGCTGGGAAGGCTATAACTCGGACGAGGTGCTTGGCCCCTTCCGGAGCGCCAATCCCGACGCGACCGTGCGCGCCGAAAGCGGCACGTCCGATCCCGACATGATCAACAAGCTGCGCGCGGGCGAGACCTCGGTTTGGGATCTGATCAACGTGAACCAGCCCTGGGCGCGCGATCAGCTGTATCCCGAGGGGCTGATCAAGCCGCTGAACAAAGAGCGGTTCATGCCCTATTTCGACAAGATGCTGCCGGAGTTCGCGAATTACCCGCTGTCCTTTGCGGATGATGGCGAGCTGATCGGGATGCCGCAGCGCTATGGGCCCTTCAGCTTTGTGGTGAACACCGACGTGATCAGCCGCGAGATGGCCGAGGATCAGGGCTGGAACCTGTTCCTTGATCCGGCGATGAAGGACCGGTTTGGCGTGCTGACCTATGACAACTGGAACGTCATTCACATGTGCCTGACCGCCGGGCTGAACCCGTTCGCGCCGGTTGAGGGCGACGACATTGGCAAGTTCACCGAAACCGCAAACGCGATCTTTGGCGGGGCGAAACTGCTGACGGACGATCTGGTGGCGATGAACACCGCGCTGATCAATGGCGAGATCGACGCCTATTTCACCGGCGGCACCTACACCGCGTCGCCCGCACGCTATGATGGGGCGACGAATGTGCGCGGCATCACGCCCAATTCCGGGCCGGTTGACGGCAAGGGCGGTGTTGTCTGGGTCGAGCTGACATCGGTCGTGAACAACCCCGATCCCAGCAGCCTGGCCGAGGATTTCCTGGAATTCGTGCAGGATCCGGAAATTTCCAAGGCGGTGGCCTTTACCGAAGGCACCTATAACCCGGTGACGCAGATGGGCACTGATGCCGTGATGAGCAAGTTCGACTCTGAAGAGCTTGATGCCATCCAGATGGACAGCCTGGCCGAGGAAATGGCCCGCTCGCTCGATTATCAGGTGGTCGCCTCCTACGACACGCTGATCGACATCTATACGCAAGCGCGTCGTTCGTAA
- a CDS encoding microcompartment protein, translated as MTELRVYLPIEDLQPQFAAWLSSPTRARAYPPFRGQNSLIIEVAPALSIHRITDLALKVAPDMEPGILFTERQFGLLELHADDMADLDAAGQAILKGIKAKPSDQLAPKILFHDIIEDLSDQHAIILNRSRDGSILVPGVALLIYEMTPALFACVAANEAEKAAPNATINDVQMMGASGRIFMSGTVKDMEIARDRITETLSKIKGRSA; from the coding sequence ATGACGGAACTGAGGGTCTATCTGCCGATCGAGGATCTGCAGCCGCAATTCGCGGCCTGGCTGTCCTCGCCCACCCGTGCGCGGGCCTATCCGCCGTTCCGGGGCCAGAATTCGCTGATCATCGAGGTGGCGCCGGCGCTCTCGATCCACCGGATCACCGATCTGGCGCTCAAGGTGGCGCCGGACATGGAGCCGGGCATCCTGTTTACAGAGCGCCAGTTTGGCCTGCTGGAGCTGCATGCCGACGACATGGCCGATCTGGATGCGGCGGGGCAGGCGATCCTGAAGGGGATCAAGGCGAAACCCAGCGACCAGCTTGCCCCGAAGATCCTGTTTCACGACATTATCGAGGACCTCTCGGATCAGCATGCGATCATTCTGAACCGGTCGCGCGACGGGTCGATCCTGGTGCCCGGTGTCGCGTTGCTCATCTATGAGATGACCCCCGCGCTCTTTGCCTGCGTCGCGGCGAACGAGGCGGAGAAAGCCGCCCCCAACGCGACGATCAACGATGTGCAGATGATGGGCGCGTCGGGGCGGATTTTCATGTCCGGGACGGTGAAGGACATGGAAATCGCGAGGGACAGGATCACCGAAACCTTGAGCAAAATCAAAGGCCGCTCTGCCTGA
- a CDS encoding BMC domain-containing protein has product MANQAIGMIETKGYVPALSAADAMVKAANVEIVARNEVGGGLVSVIVKGDVGAVKAATEAGAEAASQIGEVTAVHVIPRPHADLGKHFSAAAVK; this is encoded by the coding sequence ATGGCTAACCAAGCAATCGGAATGATCGAAACCAAGGGTTATGTGCCTGCCCTTTCCGCCGCGGACGCGATGGTGAAGGCGGCCAATGTCGAGATCGTCGCGCGCAACGAAGTTGGCGGCGGGCTGGTCTCGGTCATCGTCAAAGGCGATGTGGGCGCGGTCAAGGCCGCGACCGAAGCGGGGGCGGAAGCTGCCTCACAAATAGGCGAAGTGACGGCCGTGCACGTTATTCCGCGCCCGCATGCCGATTTGGGCAAGCATTTTTCGGCGGCTGCTGTAAAGTGA
- a CDS encoding EutN/CcmL family microcompartment protein, which translates to MIKGRVIGKIWSSRRVDSVPGGALLEVETDGGGHLVAYDPLGCNTGEAVLITQGSVAAAYFTGKTAPIDALIIGSIDEETPTKSRK; encoded by the coding sequence ATGATTAAGGGTCGAGTCATCGGCAAGATCTGGTCCTCGCGCCGGGTGGATTCGGTGCCTGGCGGTGCGTTGCTCGAGGTGGAAACCGATGGCGGTGGGCATCTCGTGGCCTACGATCCGTTGGGCTGCAATACCGGCGAGGCGGTTCTGATCACCCAAGGGTCGGTCGCGGCTGCCTATTTTACAGGCAAGACCGCACCCATCGACGCACTGATCATCGGTTCCATCGATGAAGAAACACCAACGAAATCCCGAAAATAA
- a CDS encoding BMC domain-containing protein, whose amino-acid sequence MTDLRASIFIDQLQPQTLAYIATWMRGTLPRLRMAAQIVEIAPGLDVEALTDIVLKSADVRAGLLVVERQFGTLQFHSHSTAEVHSGAQAILEALGKTMDDVAPPKILASKLVTNVDDQHAFLMNRNKLGSMVLGGDSIYLLECQSAAYAILACNEAEKEADVKLIDMRMIGANGRLYLAGTEADVRNARNAAESALRDAGAV is encoded by the coding sequence ATGACGGATCTTCGGGCGTCGATCTTTATCGACCAGCTTCAGCCGCAGACCCTGGCCTATATCGCGACCTGGATGCGGGGAACGTTGCCGCGCCTGCGCATGGCCGCGCAGATCGTCGAGATCGCACCGGGCCTCGATGTGGAGGCGCTGACCGATATCGTGCTCAAGAGCGCCGATGTGCGCGCCGGTCTTCTGGTGGTGGAGCGCCAGTTCGGAACGCTTCAGTTTCATTCCCATTCGACGGCGGAGGTGCATTCCGGTGCTCAGGCCATTCTCGAAGCCCTGGGCAAGACAATGGACGATGTCGCGCCGCCAAAGATCCTTGCCTCCAAGCTTGTGACCAATGTGGATGACCAGCACGCGTTCCTGATGAACCGAAACAAGCTCGGTTCGATGGTTCTGGGCGGCGACAGCATCTATCTGCTGGAATGCCAGTCCGCCGCCTATGCCATTCTGGCCTGCAACGAGGCGGAAAAAGAGGCGGATGTGAAACTGATCGACATGCGCATGATCGGCGCCAACGGACGGCTTTATCTGGCCGGGACCGAGGCCGATGTGCGCAATGCCAGAAACGCGGCTGAAAGCGCGCTTCGTGATGCAGGGGCTGTGTAA
- a CDS encoding aldehyde dehydrogenase family protein, with protein MSEHMTFDAPRLAVPDRALSSARMKVGRAAWAARYYKSFSREAVLAIAEAVAKAGYDRAGEFADLAVSETGYGVVEHKALKNRLCTHELLDYYRDMDLVTPRIDAARKIIELPKPAGVVFALAPATNPVATVYYKAMLAVLSRNAIVISPHPAAKKVSAQAAQHLAAAAEAAGAPSGLIQCVEEPSIPLVQDIMSSDRINVIIATGGTAMVRAAYSSGNPALGVGPGNAVAYVDPSARVDAAAKCLVESKSFDNSVLCTNESVVVTLESNRGNMERALRSAGAHVCNEADTDRLREYLFGGDGFTLEAIGKSAQWIAERAGIRVSPSTKVLVPVVATPGQDDLLFREKLCPVLTLTAAVDFEQAVTFAKHTTRRGAGHSAAFHGEDSTRLVEFSQDMPVYRVVVNAPCSQGAAGFETHLPPTFTIGTGFAGRSSIGENVGPQHLVHWTRIAYAKEAPADLAGVDLSRVSSDRPSTPTQVQAPPPQTGGTGDVTRDELRRLILEELRSLKGEV; from the coding sequence ATGAGCGAACATATGACATTTGACGCGCCGCGCCTTGCGGTGCCCGACCGGGCCCTGTCGAGCGCCCGGATGAAGGTGGGCCGTGCCGCCTGGGCCGCGCGGTATTACAAGAGTTTCAGCCGCGAGGCGGTGCTGGCCATTGCCGAGGCGGTGGCGAAGGCCGGGTATGACCGGGCGGGCGAGTTCGCCGATCTGGCGGTGAGTGAAACCGGCTATGGCGTGGTTGAGCACAAGGCGCTGAAAAACCGGCTCTGCACCCATGAGCTGCTGGATTACTACCGCGATATGGACCTGGTGACGCCGCGCATCGACGCGGCGCGCAAGATCATCGAGCTGCCCAAGCCCGCCGGTGTGGTGTTCGCGCTGGCCCCGGCGACCAACCCGGTGGCGACCGTATATTACAAGGCCATGCTGGCGGTGCTGAGCCGCAATGCCATCGTGATCAGCCCGCATCCGGCGGCCAAGAAGGTGTCGGCGCAGGCGGCGCAACATCTGGCGGCGGCGGCCGAGGCGGCGGGCGCGCCCTCGGGGCTGATCCAATGCGTTGAGGAACCGTCGATCCCGCTGGTGCAGGACATCATGTCGTCGGACCGGATCAATGTGATCATCGCAACCGGCGGCACCGCGATGGTGCGGGCGGCCTATTCCTCGGGCAACCCGGCATTGGGTGTCGGGCCCGGCAACGCGGTGGCCTATGTCGATCCGTCGGCCCGGGTGGATGCGGCGGCCAAATGCCTGGTGGAGAGCAAGAGCTTTGACAATTCGGTGCTGTGCACCAATGAAAGCGTCGTCGTCACGCTGGAGTCGAACCGGGGCAACATGGAGCGCGCGCTGCGCTCGGCCGGGGCGCATGTGTGCAACGAGGCCGATACCGACCGGCTGCGCGAATACCTGTTTGGCGGCGATGGCTTTACCCTGGAGGCGATCGGCAAGAGCGCGCAGTGGATCGCCGAGCGGGCGGGCATTCGCGTCAGCCCCTCCACCAAGGTGCTTGTCCCCGTCGTTGCGACGCCGGGACAGGACGATTTGCTGTTCCGTGAAAAACTCTGTCCGGTGCTGACCCTGACGGCGGCGGTGGATTTCGAACAGGCGGTGACCTTCGCCAAGCACACGACCCGCCGGGGCGCGGGCCATTCCGCAGCGTTTCATGGCGAGGACAGTACGCGCCTGGTGGAGTTCTCGCAGGACATGCCGGTGTATCGTGTGGTGGTCAATGCGCCCTGTTCGCAAGGCGCGGCGGGGTTCGAGACCCATCTGCCGCCGACCTTCACTATCGGCACCGGCTTTGCGGGCCGGTCGTCGATTGGCGAAAATGTGGGGCCGCAGCACCTCGTGCACTGGACGCGCATTGCCTATGCCAAGGAGGCGCCCGCCGATCTTGCCGGGGTCGACCTGAGTCGGGTGTCGTCGGACCGTCCCTCTACGCCCACGCAGGTCCAGGCGCCGCCGCCGCAAACAGGCGGCACCGGCGATGTCACCCGCGATGAATTGCGGCGTCTGATCCTGGAAGAGCTGCGCAGCCTGAAAGGAGAAGTCTGA
- a CDS encoding aspartate aminotransferase family protein, whose translation MFNYGYFSFDSKESLMQKAAEYWNPGKVSFWTEAGTPMVIDRREGYFLYDMSGKRLIDLHLNGGTYNFGHRHPELVDVLKSGLDYFDMGNHWFPSVARAAFAEQLVKTAPHTKYAIFGAGGAEAVEIALKTARYATKRKKIVSIIKGYHGHSGLSVATGDERFSKIFLADKPDEFVQVPFNDADALEQVLKGGDVAAFIIETIPATYGFPMPEEGYLKTCQDLCHKYGAKFISDEVQTGLMRTGVMWGWQGYGLQPDIFVCGKGLGGGIYPISACLVTEECGQWLVEDGAAHISTSGGAELGCLVGHHVMEMLQRPEVISNVHFVAEYFARSMQEMMARHSDIFVGVRQRGVVLGLEFDHPEGAVAVSRALYENGVWAIFSSLDKRVLQFKPGVVLDVDTCQEIMDRFDAAMPRARQLLKSGRRAA comes from the coding sequence GTGTTCAACTACGGTTACTTTTCCTTCGACTCGAAAGAGTCGCTGATGCAGAAGGCGGCGGAATACTGGAACCCCGGCAAGGTCAGTTTCTGGACCGAGGCCGGTACGCCGATGGTGATTGACCGGCGCGAGGGGTATTTCCTCTATGACATGTCCGGCAAGCGGCTGATCGATCTGCATCTGAACGGCGGCACCTACAATTTCGGCCACCGTCATCCCGAGCTTGTCGACGTGCTGAAATCCGGCCTCGATTATTTTGACATGGGCAATCACTGGTTCCCGTCCGTGGCCCGCGCGGCCTTTGCCGAGCAGCTGGTCAAAACCGCGCCGCACACGAAATACGCCATTTTCGGCGCTGGCGGAGCGGAGGCGGTGGAGATTGCGCTGAAGACCGCGCGTTATGCCACCAAGCGCAAGAAGATCGTGTCGATCATCAAGGGTTATCACGGCCATTCGGGCCTGTCGGTCGCCACCGGGGACGAGCGGTTTTCCAAGATCTTCCTGGCCGACAAGCCGGATGAGTTCGTGCAGGTGCCGTTCAATGACGCAGATGCGCTGGAGCAGGTGCTGAAGGGCGGCGACGTTGCGGCCTTTATCATCGAGACGATCCCGGCCACCTATGGTTTTCCCATGCCGGAGGAGGGGTATCTGAAGACCTGTCAGGATCTGTGCCACAAATACGGGGCCAAGTTCATCTCGGACGAGGTGCAGACCGGGCTGATGCGCACCGGGGTGATGTGGGGCTGGCAGGGCTATGGGCTGCAGCCGGATATCTTTGTGTGCGGCAAGGGGCTGGGCGGCGGTATCTATCCGATCAGCGCCTGCCTGGTGACGGAAGAATGCGGTCAATGGCTGGTCGAGGACGGGGCGGCGCATATCTCGACCTCGGGCGGGGCCGAGCTGGGCTGTCTGGTGGGCCATCACGTGATGGAGATGCTGCAACGGCCCGAGGTGATTTCGAACGTGCATTTCGTGGCCGAGTATTTCGCCCGGAGCATGCAGGAGATGATGGCCCGGCATTCCGACATTTTCGTCGGCGTGCGCCAGCGGGGCGTGGTGCTGGGGCTGGAGTTCGACCATCCCGAAGGGGCCGTGGCGGTATCGCGGGCGCTGTATGAAAACGGCGTCTGGGCGATCTTCTCGTCGCTCGACAAGCGGGTGCTGCAATTCAAGCCGGGCGTGGTTCTGGATGTGGATACCTGCCAGGAGATCATGGACCGGTTTGACGCCGCCATGCCGCGCGCCCGTCAACTTCTCAAATCGGGGCGGCGGGCAGCATGA